The Candidatus Methylomirabilis lanthanidiphila region CTGGCAAGTATAGTTGTCTCGCCGAACGACGCGAACCTTTGTCTCAAAGGGGATATATCGCCCGGAGCGACGTACCTTCGAGGTCTCAGAAAACGCTTCGTTGACGAATACGACGGGACAAATGTGCCCAAAGACGTTGCACGCCATTATGGCGATGTCAGATGGGATCGACTCTGGGTAGTTCTCTGGATCATATGCCGAAAGCTCTTGGCCGAACCGACGGCGGAGTTCCTTAGTTAGTGGCTTACCGTTGGCGAGATTGCCACTCTCGAGACAGGATCGCAGGTAGTCGTTGTGCT contains the following coding sequences:
- a CDS encoding HNH endonuclease, with the protein product MEDFPLLPPLRKHVEKHNDYLRSCLESGNLANGKPLTKELRRRFGQELSAYDPENYPESIPSDIAIMACNVFGHICPVVFVNEAFSETSKVRRSGRYIPFETKVRVVRRDNYTCQHCGKHLKDDEVEFDHIIPLSRGGSSDEHNIRLTCFDCNRDKSDRLDI